DNA from Rubripirellula lacrimiformis:
GACCTCGTCTCTGCGCTGGACTACTCCTTGTTCGCCCAAGTGGCGCTCGGGTTGTTCGTCGCTACGTTTGTCGTGATTTTTTATGGGGCCTTTCGGCTTAGCAGCCAGGCCACGTCACGTTTCGCATCCATTCCGCTTTCCGATGACGTGGAGGACCCCCGAGGTGAGTAATCAAGAGAACGTGGACCACACACCCAAGACCGAACACGACTACGACGGTATCGAAGAGTACGACAATCCACTGCCCGGTTGGTGGAAATGGCTGTTCATCGCGTCGATCGTTTTCAGTCCGTTTTACTGGCTGTACTACCACGGTGGCGCCGCCGGACGCAGCGTCGAAGATCAGTACAACGTCGCGCTGGCAGCGAACACGCGGTTGCAGTTCGCCGAGATTGGTGAACTGTCGCCCGACGCCAACACGATCGTTACCTACATGAACAAGGCAAGTTGGGTGAAGGTCGGTGAATCGGTCTTCAAGGCGAACTGCATCTCCTGTCACGGCCGCGAAGGCGAAGGAAAAGTGGGCCCCAATTTGACGGACGAAATGTTCAAGAACGTCAACGTCGTCGAAGACATCGCACGGGTGATCAACGAAGGGGCCGGCGGTGGCGCGATGCCAAAATGGTCCAATCGTCTGCACCCCAACGAAGTGGTCCTGGTTTCGGCCTACGTCGCTAGTCTGCGTGGCAAGAACGTCGAAGGAAGGATCCCCGAAGGAAAGAAGATTCCGGCGTGGCCCGAGGCGGTGGAACCCGCAGAGGACACCGATAACAAGGACGCCGCTGAACAGGGTTCCGATGATGAAACGCCTAAGCCAGCCGCCGAGGCGGAAACCGATTCCGATCAGTGATCGGTGGGGCAATCGGAACGTGGATTCGGCGAACCACGTTTGCCGCGGTGCCGAAAAACCGTGACGAAAGTTTCGACGGATGATGGGTTCGCGATCCATGCGATGGATCGAACCTTTCCAGTCCAAGCGATGCTGTATCTGAAGGGACGCAATTTTGCTGCGGACGGATGTTTTTCAGACCCAATTGCGGAGTGAACGCGCCGATCAGGCGTGAAAGAACGAACCAATGAGTTTTTCGTTGCCGGTGAATTCGAGTTGTCAGTCTTGTCCCAGTCGGATGCAGTTCGAACGAGGTGGCAATGTGCTCCACTCGGTCGCCGGCGGGCCAGCCAGTGGGGCCGGCGCAGACGAACCGGTCACTCACGTGCTTAGCACCTTGGAATCCGATGGCAGTCGCCGGTGGCTTCGCCCGCGGCTTTCCAAAGGTGGTTGGTGGCACAAGCGGCGGATCGTGGCTTATCTGTTGATGGTCGTTTTCGTTGCGATTCCTCACCTGCGAATCGGTGGCAAGCCGTTCATCCTGTTGGACGTGGTCGCCCGGCAATTCACTGTCTTGGGACGAACGTTCTACCCGACGGATTCGATCCTGTTGGCGCTGTTGCTGTTAAGTGTCTTTATCTCCATCGTGCTGCTGACCGCAATCGCGGGTCGCGCATGGTGCGGTTGGGCCTGTCCGCAAACGGTGTACATGGAATTCATGTTCCGCCCCCTGGACCGGTTCTTTGATGGGACCGTTGGCAAGGGTGGACGACCGGCGCGTGATCGGCACTGGGGATGGCAAGTGGCCAAGTTCGGCACTTACCTGTTGCTATGCATGTTTTTGGCGCACACGTTCTTGGCCTATTTCGTGGGTACTGAAAAATTGGCCGACTGGATTCGCAGTTCGCCCATTCAGCACCCGGCCGCGTTTCTGGTGATGGCGGCCACGACCGGGTTGATGATGTTCGACTTCTTGTTCTTTCGTGAACAGATGTGTCTGATCGCTTGTCCCTATGGCCGTTTCCAATCGGTGATGCTGGACGAACAGTCGTTGATTGTGGCCTACGATCACATTCGCGGCGAACCTCGCAAAAAGGGCAAACGGAAAGCTGTCGTCCATTCGGAAATGCCCTTGGTCGGCGCTCCCGCCGACACCGATACCGTCGCGGTCGATGGTGGCGATGCGGTCCACAGCACTGGCGGCGCCGGGGACTGTGTCGATTGCAACCAATGCGTCGTGGTATGTCCGACCGGAATCGATATCCGTGACGGATTGCAGATGGAATGCATCAACTGCACTCAGTGCATCGATGCCTGTGATTCGGTCATGGACAAAGTCAAACTTCCACGCGGTCTGATTCGATACAGTTCGCAAGATGCCATCGATCGCAAACCTCGCAAAATGGTCCGTGCGCGGACCATCGTGTACCCCTTGATCCTGTCGGTCGTGCTGGGCGGGTTCGCATTTGCGATCGGGACGAAGTCCGGGTTCGACGCACGCATTTTGCGCGGCAAAGGGAATCCGTTCACCATCCAGCGGGGCGGGTTGGTTTCCAATTCGTTCCATTTGCGTTTGGTCAACCGAACGAACGAGCCGAAGACGTATCGGTTGCAAGTGGTCACGCCCGAGCAGACCACGCTGGAAGTGATCGACGATGAAACCACGACCTTGAATCCGGGCGACTCGAAGTTGGTGCCGTTCAGCATTCGTTTTCCGACTCGAGTCACTTTCGGCGACGGAAACGAGGCGGCGGAGCTTAAGATTGATGACGGTGGCGAGAACGAACGCACGTTGGATTTCCGACTGCTGGGTCCGCGAACTTAGCTTCCACCGATCCGCCATTGGTGCGGTTTTGGATGCCAGCCGATGGCATCGCGGGATCGGCCGTGCGACTTCCAGTCCGATTGTTTTGTTTTTTCTCTCAAGGCCCGGTGTTCCGGATTGACCATGAATTCAGTATCGCCCAACGACGAACGCCGCGCAAAGCGTTTTTGGGTCTCCCTGGTCGTTGGATTGCTTGGTCTGCAGCTAACCATTGGCGGTGTCGCGATCTATTTGGCGACAGGCGACCCGACGGCGGCTGTGATTCCCAACTACCACGAAACGGCATTGGATTGGGACACCGCCCGACGCGCCGGTACGGCGGCGGATCGGATGGGCTGGGAAATTCAGGTTTCGGCCTCGGACGTCGTCGATGATCGGGGCATGCGGGCAACGGATGTGCTTGTCCAAGATCAGAACGGGAACCCAGTCGACGCACTTGCGATGACGGCTCGCGTTTACCACCACGCACGGGCGTCGGACGTGGTCTCGTTTTCTTTGCCATCGGTTGGTGATGGACACTACATCGCGCTGGCACCCTTGAGCCGACCGGGACTGTGGCAGTTCGAGGTGTCCATTGATGGGGCGGATCAGTTGATTCGCCAGTCGATGGAAATCGATCTCGACAACCAACAGCCCCCAACCGGCGACATCAGCGATTCATCGCAGAAGGGGACCTAGCCGAAATGTTGATTTTGATTTCCGCCATTTTGACGGCAAGCCTTCTGGGCAGCATGCACTGCATCGGGATGTGTGGGCCGTTGGCGATGTGGGCTAGCGGAGTTGGCGATAAGGCTTCGCGAGGCACGGTGATCGTGTCGACATCGATGTACCATTTGGGCCGCATGATCACGTATGTGTTGGCCGGTTTCATCGCGGGCACACTCGGTGGTGCGATCGACATGGGCGGACAGTGGATCGGAATCCAAGTCGCGGCCGCTAGAGTGGTCGGTGTGTGTATGGTGCTGGTCGGCGGCTGGAAATTGTTCACGTTGGTTCGCGGACGTTCCGCCCCGGTCGGAGAACTGAAACCGTCGCGTGTCGGCGGCGTGCTGGTCAAGCTGCGTCCGTTTCTGTTTCGTTTGCCGTTGGTCGGACGCGCCTTTGCAACGGGATTGCTGACCACCCTGCTGCCCTGCGGATGGTTGTATCTTTTCGCCTTGATCGCCGCCGGCACAGGCAGTCCCAAACTGGGACCCGTCGTGATGTTTGCGTTTTGGGTGGGGACGGTGCCGGCATTGACGGCTCTGATTGCTGGTTCCCAGTTGCTCTCTCGTCGATTCACGATGGCCGTTCCTTCGTTAGCGGCCGGAATGTTGATTTTGACAGGCTGCTATACCGCATCGGGCCGAGGGTTTGCGAACTTGGATTCGATCTCGGCGTTGCGTGCATCGGTGGTGGTGGACCAGTCGGTGGACCCATCCGCCGCTCTGCTGCAACAAGTTCGCAAGTCCGCCGACGCGCCCCTGCCCTGTTGTCAGGGGGCAGCCATCGTCGACTCTGCAACCGATACACCTTAGCTACCCATGTCTTCTCCGCAGGTTCAGCCAACGCCTCGTTCCGAATCAAACCAGACGCACCGTCCGGTTCAGATTGATTGTGTGCATTGTGGGTTGGCGACGCCCTGCCAGGCTGGTACCGATCCGCAGACGGTCTTCTGCTGCAACGGATGTCGTGGCGCTTATGAATTGATCCATGGCTGGGGGCTGTCGGACTTTTACGCTCTGCGCGATCAATCGTCCAGTTCGGAACCGCATCCCGCGGCCGGCGCAAAGTCACGCTACGACGCATTCGAAAACCAAGAATTCCTTGGCTTGTCGACTCCTGTGCAAAACACCGATGGCACTTGCAGTACGGAATTGGCGGTTCATGGTTTGCACTGTGCCGCCTGTGCTTGGTTGATCGAAAATGCGGCAACGCGAACCGACGGATGGCATGTCGCACGGGTCCGCATGAGCGACCATACGTTGCGAGTTCAGTTTGATCCAGCGACTGTCCGGTTAGGCGAAATCGCTTGCCTGATGGATCGGCTTGGCTATCAGGTGGCACCGATTTCGAAAGATCGCACCGATCACTTCCGAATCGAAAATCAAAGGCTATTGATTCAGATTGCCATCGCTGGATTTTGCGCAGCCAACGCGATGTGGATCGCGATCGCGTTGTACGCGGGCGAAGCATCGGGAGTGGCGTCGGATCACCGGCTGTTCCTGCGAATCGTCGGAACCGTGTTGGGCGTCGTGGCGGTCTTGATTCCTGGGCAGACGTTTTTCCGCGGTGCTTTCGCGGCGCTTCGCACCGGGACGCCTCATATGGATTTGCCGGTCGCCTTGGGGTTGTCGGTCGGCACGGTTGCCGGTTTGGTGTCGGCCTTTGTCGGGACCGGGGATGTCTATTTCGACTCGTTGGCCGTGTTGGTGTTCCTGCTGTTGATCGGCCGATGGATTCAGTTCCATCAACAACACCGTGCTGCCAAAGCTGTCGACCTGTTGCTGCGGATCACTCCCGCCCACGCCCAGCGTTTGTCCGCCGCCGGGGAACCCGAATGGGTTTTGGTAGACACGCTTCAGCCGTCGGATGTGATTCGCGTGTCGCCGGGGGAGAGCGTCGCCGCGGATGGTCGAATCGTGGCTGGGGAATCGATGTTCGATCGTTCGTTGTTGACCGGTGAAAGTCGACCCATTCCAGCGTCGACGGGGGACGAGGTCGCTGCCGGTACATTGAACTTGGTTCGTCCGATCGATGTCGAGGTCATTGCAACGGGGCGTGATAGTCGGATTGGCAAAGTGATGCAGTCGGTGGAATCCGCGGCATCTGCGAAAACGCCTGTCGTTCAGTTGGCCGATCGAATCGGCGGCGTGTTCGTGGTCGTGGTAACCCTGTTGGCGATCGTCACATTGATCCTATGGTCGTCGAGCGACTGGGCGTTGGCCGCGTCGCATGCAACATCCCTGTTGATCGTCGCTTGTCCCTGTGCCCTGGCTCTTGCGACCCCGCTTGCGATCGCCGTGTCGCTTGGCCGAGCGGCGAAGCGGAAGATCCTGATTCGCGATGGATCGTCACTCCAGCAACTGGCGCGGCCCGGCATGGTGTGGTTCGACAAGACGGGAACGCTGACCGAGGGGCGACCGCGAGCCGAGTTGTGGATGGGGACCGCCGATGCGGTGCGTCTGGCTGCCCGATTGGAACAGGATTGTTGCCACCCCACGGCCGAAGCGATCGTGCGTTTTGCTGCGACGCTTTCCGACGATCCTGGCAGCGGCACGGGCATCGATCGCGGCGCCGGCGGTGAATCGCAATCGATCGTGGATGTCTCGGATCCCGTGGATCTCTGCATCGACCGTCGCGGCGTGTCGGGAATCGTGGACGGGCAGTCGGTGGTGGTTGGCAATTTGAACTTCATGAACGACCACTCGGTCTTGGTGGAACGTCAGGTGGCTGAGGCTGCGGAATCTTGTCTGCAAAGTGGTGCCAGTCCCACCGTGGTCGCCGTGGATGGACATGCATTGGCCGTTCTGGGGGTTTCCGATCCGCTGAAATCAGACGCCGCAGAAACGGTTGCCGACCTGCAGGGGCAGGGATTCCGGGTCGGAATTTTGTCAGGGGATCATCCGGCGATTGTGCAGATGGTGGCCCGCCAGGTCGGGATTGATCCGGCGTTGGCGATCGGCGGCCAATCGCCCGAGGAAAAGTTGGCACGCGTTGTGTCGGGCCAATCCGAATCGCAGTCTGTGGTGATGATCGGGGACGGCGCCAACGACGCTGCTGCTTTGGCCGCTGCGGACGTCGGGATCGCTGTTCGTGGCGGTGCCGAAGTCAGTTTGCAGGCCGCGCCCATCTTCATCGCGTCCGGACAACTGAAAAGTTTGGGGATGTTGATGCGTGGCGGACGCCGTACGTCTCGGCTGATCCAGACTGGATTTGCGGTATCCTTAAGCTACAACGTGGTGGCCGTTGGGTTGGCGGTCGCAGGACGGATCAGTCCCTTGCTGGCTGCCATCCTGATGCCGATCAGTTCGGTGTCCGTGCTGACGCTGGTGTTGGTTTGGCCAATCTTCGGTTCCGCAAGCGAGACTCAGGAAACGTCACCTAGGGAGCAGCCGTGAGTGTGATCTACATCGCATTGCCCATTGCGATCGCTTTAGGAGCGGCGGGCCTGATCGCGTGTGTGTATTGCATCCGTGGTGGACAGTACGACGACATGGACACACCGGCGATGCGGATGCTGATCGACGACCGGTCGCTGCCAGACGATGATCGGGACAAAGCCGATCGTTCCCCCGCCGATCATTCACCCGCCGATCATTCACCGGCCGATCATTCACCAGCCGATCATTCACCAGCCGACGATCAAGCAGCGTCCTGAAACGTTTCGCGGCAGGCTTGCCGAATCGTCGTCCGGGGCGTCCCGCTATTGTGATTCCCGATGGCCGGCGGCGGCACGCTGGATGCGATCTGCGATCGCCCGCCCCAAACCCGTGGGCTGGCAAACATCGATCACGATGCGGTCCAAGCCAGCCTGATCCAGACGGCGGATCGCAGCAAACAGGCCGCGGCTGATTTCATCCAGGTTGCCATCTTGGCTTAGCGTTTCGACCACCGCATATTGATCTGCGATGGGATCCGGCAGTTTGCGAAACGCGATTCGTCCAGTACGTGGCGGCACATCGGTGTGCGATGCATCGAACAGATGAAGCGGCGTTTGCGGCGAATAGTGTTCGCTCATCATCCCCGGTGCTTCGAAGCTGGGCTTTTCCGAGCCGTGATGATTGGATGGGCTGACGAATGCGGCCATCGGCACTTTCAAGCGACACGAAAGATCTTCGGCAGAAATGCTGCCGGGCCGAAGCAGGCGAGGACCATCGGGTCCCAGCGCAACGATCGTGGATTCAACACCCAGATCGCACGGTCCGCCGTCGATGATCATCGACAGGTGATCGCCCAGTCCAGATGCGCAGTGCATCGCCATGGTCGGGCTGACGTACTGGGAACGATTCGCGCTCGGTGCCGCGATCGGGAACGCACAGCGTTTCAGGATCGCCTGGGCAACGGGATGAGCAGGCACTCGGACCGCCACCGTGGCAAGCCCGGCTGTCACGATCGACGGGATCTGTTCGCCGGCGGGGAGCACCACCGTTAGCGGCCCTGGCCATAGATCGGCGACTGCGTCGAGTTGGCCCTGTGTGATGTCATCCAGCGGCAAACGGACTGCCATTTCGATCTGGTCGATCGACGAGATGTGGACGATCAGTGGGTTGGTCGACGGTCGTCCTTTGGCATCAAAGATGCGTTGGACTGCGGATGCGTCCCATGCGTTGGCAGCCAAACCGTACACCGTTTCGGTCGGAATCGCGACCAAACGGCCTTCGCCCAACAACCTGGCTGCTGCGTCCAGCGAAGCTTCGTTGGGGATTTCAATCGTGGCCATGGAATAGGACGCCAACAGGAAAGGTTCGATCGGATGGGTGCCAATTTACGTGATCGAAATCACACGCAGAAAGGGGGGCATCCTTGGTGGTCGCAACCCGACGATGGAGCGACCGTCGCCGATCGGCCTTGCCCGGAACATCTAGGTCGCCCCCCCATCGCGGCGAGTTCAACGCAGGAACATCTGGTAGACCGGGTTTTCCGTCTCTTCGGCAAACGGGTAACCCCGATCGCCCAAGAACGCCTGCAGCGCCGCATGGTCGTTCGGCGGCACCTGGATTCCCACCAGGATGCGTCCGTAGTCCGCACCATGGTTTCGGTAATGGAACAAGCTGATGTTCCAACCCGGTGCCATGCTGGATAGAAACCGCATCAATGCGCCGGGACGCTCGGGGAATTCAAATCGGAACAAACGCTCGTTCTCTGTCAGTGGGCTGCGGCCACCGACCATGTAACGGAGGTGCTGTTTCGACAGTTCGTCATCCACCAAGTTGACCGCCGCGAATCCAGCATCACTAAAGGTCTGACCGATCAATGCGGCTTCGCTTCGGTCTTCGGTCGTCAAGCCTACCAACACATGGGCATGGTCGTTGTCCGACAACCGATAACTGAATTCGGTCACGCTGCGTTGTCTAACCAACTCGCATAGCTTTTTGAAGCTGCCTCGTTCTTCCGGGATCGTGATCGCAAACAAGGCCTCGCGTTCTTCGCCCACCTCTGCCCGTTCGGCAACAAACCGCAGTCGGTCGAAATTGATGTTCGCGCCACAGGTGATGGCCACCAAGCTTTGGTCCTGGATCTTGTTCTTCGCGACGTACTGTTTCATGCCGGCGATACCGATCGCACCCGCCGGTTCCATGATGCTGCGAGTGTCTTCGAAAGCGTCCTTGATGGCTGCACACACCGAATCGGAATCGACCGTGATGAATTCGTCGACCAGATTCCGAGCGATTCGAAAGGTTTCTTCGCCGACGTACTTCACGGCGGTCCCGTCAGAAAACAATCCGACGTCGTCCAGCCGGACGCGTTGTTTGGCACGGACGGATCGCATCATGGCATCGGAATCGACCATTTGTACGCCGATGACTTTGATTTCCGGACGCACCGCTTTGATGTAGGCCGCGACTCCGGCGATCAGTCCACCGCCGCCGACGGCGACAAAGACCGCGTGAATCGGATGCTGATGCTGCCTTAGGATTTCCATTCCGATGGTCCCCTGCCCTGCGATCACGTCGGGATCGTCAAAGGGGTGAACAAACACAAAGCCATGTTGGTCGGCCAACCGAGTGGCGTGGGTGTGAGCGTCAGAATAGCTTTCGCCATGAAACACGACATCGGCACCCAGCGACGCGACCGCATCGGATTTCAGTTGAGGGGTGGTGACAGGCATCACGATCGTCGCACGGCAGCCCAGTTTGCGAGCGCTCAGTGCGACGCCCTGGGCATGGTTGCCCGCCGACGCACAGACCACACCACGGGATCGTTCGGCTTGCGACAGGCGAGCCATTTTGTTGTACGCGCCGCGAAGTTTGAAACTGAAAACCGGCTGCGTGTCCTCGCGTTTCAGCCAGACCCGATTGTCCAGCCGCTTGGACAATTTGGGGGCCGGGTCCAACGCCGTTTCGATGGCGACGTCATAGACTCGCGCGTTCAGAATCCGTTGCAGGTAATCCAGTAGTGTTTTGTCCATTCGGTCCATTCTTGTCATTGGCGGCCGTTTCGCAACTCCCGGCTGCGGCCATACGACGCGTTTCACCGCAGCCAAACCGCGCTGGGGCTGGGAAAGATCCCGGCCGAGCCCGAAATTCGAACGGGTGGTTTCCTGGCCGGTAATCCAGTTGCGAGGTGGATTGGTCCGGCCATCGGGCAGCCCGCCTTGATTTGTATCCACCATACATTGATAACTGCACCGTCTAACTAGTCCCACGGAACCTGTGATGCCAAACGAACCGAAAAACTCGGACCGATTACGTGACGAGATCGCCATGCTTGGCAATCTTTTAGGTGAAACGATCCGCGAAATTGCCGGGGACGATGCCCTGTACATCGTCGAAGACCTGCGGCGGTTGGCGTGGGACAATCGCGAGGGGCGGCCTGCGGCGGCCAGCCGGCTGAACGGTTCGATCGCGTCCTTAACGCCCAATCAGCTTCGCGTGGTGATTCGGTCCTTCAGTATTTTTCTGGATCTGTTGAATCTGTCCGAGGATCGTCAGCGGGTCCGTGTGCTGGAGCAGCGCGAACGTGACCAAACCGTTGATGGTCGCGGCGAATCGATTGCCAGCGCTGTGGTGCACTTGAAAGAGGCTGGGAAGTCGGCCGAAGATGTCCAAGGGCTGTTGGATCACCTGCATATCGAGCTGGTTTTTACCGCGCACCCGACCGAGGCCAAACGGCGCTCGGTACGCAGCAAGCTGCGCAAAATTCGCGAACTGATGTGCCAGTACGATATCGAATCGCGACCAGCCGGGAAGACGAAACTGGAACGGCTGATTCAAGCCGAATTGGCGAAACTGTGGCAGACAAACTTCATCCGGCCGTGGCGCCCCTCGGTGATGCAAGAAGTCCAACGTGCGCTTTCCATCAAGCCGGTGCTATGGGAGGTCGTGCCACAGAACCTCAGTGAACTTCGGCATGCGTTGGCAAACACCTATCCCCACAAAGAATTCAATCTGAAACCGTGCGTGACCTATGGGTCCTGGATCGGTGGCGACCGTGATGGGCACCCGGGCGTCACTCCCGAAGTTACCGAACAAACCTTTCAGTGGCTTCGTGAAGCCGCATTGGATTTCCACCTGACGTCCTGCGATCGGTTGTACGATTCGCTAAGCCTGTCGGAACGTCAACTGACCTGGGGCCACGATCTTGGCGTTCGAGTCAAAGAAGCGGTCGCTCAATGGCCGGATCTGGAATCGGACATCGCAGCCATTCCGCCCGACGAACTTTGCCGGCGATGGTTGGCCGTGATGAAGTGGCGGATCGAACGGACACGCCTGATCAATCTGGACGGGGATCCGATCGACGGCAGCTATTCGACGTCGCAACAAATGGGCGATGACGTCAATGCATTGCTGCAGTCGGTGACGAAGTTCCCCGGTGGTGATTTGCTGGCCGACGAAGTCTCGGTTTGGAAAGACCAAATATCCGCATTCGGGTTCCATTTGACCTGTCTAGACGTCCGGCAAGACGCGCGTGCATACCGGGATGTGATGAACGAGATCCTGGTCGCCGTGGGTTTGGCCGCCGACGTCGATACCGTCGATTCGCTGGATGAATCTCAGCGGCAAAGCATCCTGGTCGACTCGCTCGACGAAAATGTTCTTGGCGCAATCGATGGTGGTTCCCCCTTATCCAGCGACGCGTCGGATACCTTGGACCTGTTCAAACTGCTGCACCGTGTGATGGCCGCCTACGGACCGCAGGCAATCGGCGGGCACGTGATCAGCATGACTCAGGTGCCCAGCGACGTGCTGACGGTCCTGTGGTTGTGGCGTCAGACCGGACTGGCAATGGGCGACCTAGCCGCCGAACAGTTGACTCGGCTGCCCGTGATGCCACTGTTCGAAACGATCGAAGACCTGCAGAACGGTCCACAGATTTTGACGGACCTGTTCGCCGTTCCCGCCTATCGCCAACACGTGGACGCACAGGATGACCAGCAAGTGGTGATGCTGGGTTATTCCGATAGCACCAAGGACGGTGGATACCTTTCGGCGTGCTGGTCGCTCTATCGAGCCCAGTTGCAGTTGCAAGAGGTTGCGTCCGAGGCGGGGATCGAGTTGACCTTTTTCCACGGACGCGGCGGATCGCTTGGACGAGGCGGCGGACCGACGGCCCGCAGCATTCGATCGTTGCCCGTCGGGACCTTCCGCGGCGCCCTGCGGTTGACCGAACAAGGTGAAGTGCTGGCGGATCGATACGATGATCAACAGATCGCCCACCGCCACCTGGAACAGGTCGTGTGGTCCTCGCTGTTGGCTAGCGGCGACCCACCACCGGCCGATCCCGATCAGTGGACCGAGACGCTTGATACGATGGCCACCGATTCGTTCACGCACTATCGCCAATTGATTGAACAGCCTGACTTTGTTCCCTTTTTCCGATTGGGAACACCCGTCGACGAAGTCGAACAGTTGCAGATCGGTTCACGGCCGTCGCGTCGTCGCGGTGGCGCAAGTTTGTCGGACCTGCGAGCGATCCCCTGGGTGTTTTCCTGGACTCAGTGCCGCTGTCTGATCCCCGCCTGGTACGGGTTGGGGACGGCGACGGAAATGATCTTGGAACAGCAAGGCATGGCCCAGCAGTTGCAAACGATGTATCGTGATTGGCCCTTTTTTCAAGCGACAATCGATAATGCTGAACTTGCCATCGCCAAGTCCGACATGGACATCGCAGGCTATTACGCTCAGCTAGCCGATCAGAGCGAGAACCTGAAAACGATCAGCCAGATGATCCGTGACGAACATCGACGATCGCAAGCGGCGATCCTGAAGATCACGGGCCGGGATTCGTTGTTGGGAGGCACACCCTGGTTGAAGGAATCGATTCGTGTTCGGAATCGGTACATCGACCCGTTGAACCTGATTCAGGTCGAACTGCTAAGCCGGTTGCGTGCGTGTGCCGAGGAAACAGGCGAAGAGGCACAGCAGAGGCAAACCGAATTGCAGTACCTGGCTCGACTGTCGATCAACGGCCTAGCATCCGGGATGCGAACCAGCGGCTAAAGGAATGGATCAGCACAGGAAAAGCATTTCATCGAAGCGCTCTCCGCCTCTCACCAAAAACTCGAACTCGAACTCGAACTCGAACTCGAACTCGAACTCGAACTCGAACTCGAACTCGAACTCGAACTCGAACTCGAATTTAAACTTAAACTCGAACTTCCCCCGCCGCATCGCCCCAGCCAGCGGCAAGAAGCGAGTGCAAGTCAGGGCCGGACGATGCCCCCGCCCTCAGCACAATCCATCAATCAGCCGAGAGTCCGTTGCCGCTGCACCGCACTCGCTATGGCGGTCATGGACTGCCGGTCAGCATGGTGATCAATCGCACTAGCATCGGTGATACGACGGTCATCAGCACCAAAGCGACGGGATAGGCCGACACGTAGCTGGTCACTGGGACCGCGGAATCCGTTGCCTCGGTCAAGACCGCAAGGCCGGGCGTCGATGTCATGCCACCGCAGGTTGCCCCCAGCAATGACAGTCGTGGTAGTCGCAGCACTTTCCACGCGACCAAGGTGCCAACCAACAGCGGTACCACAACGATTACCGTTGCCACCAGCGCCAACCCCCAACCTCGCTCGGTAAGAACCTCGACGACATTTGCCCCCGCCCGGGTTCCTGAACCGGCTAGAAAGACTGCCAATCCGCCTTCCGTCATCAACATCATTGCCGCTGGTGGGTAGGAGCCGCGGATGGGGCCCAAGCGTCGAAAGTGTCCCAGCACTAGGCCGACCGCAAGTGGTCCGCCAGCCATCCCCAGCGACAGCGAGAAACCACCCAGCGATACCGAACAGGCTC
Protein-coding regions in this window:
- a CDS encoding cbb3-type cytochrome c oxidase N-terminal domain-containing protein; the protein is MSNQENVDHTPKTEHDYDGIEEYDNPLPGWWKWLFIASIVFSPFYWLYYHGGAAGRSVEDQYNVALAANTRLQFAEIGELSPDANTIVTYMNKASWVKVGESVFKANCISCHGREGEGKVGPNLTDEMFKNVNVVEDIARVINEGAGGGAMPKWSNRLHPNEVVLVSAYVASLRGKNVEGRIPEGKKIPAWPEAVEPAEDTDNKDAAEQGSDDETPKPAAEAETDSDQ
- the ccoG gene encoding cytochrome c oxidase accessory protein CcoG; the protein is MQFERGGNVLHSVAGGPASGAGADEPVTHVLSTLESDGSRRWLRPRLSKGGWWHKRRIVAYLLMVVFVAIPHLRIGGKPFILLDVVARQFTVLGRTFYPTDSILLALLLLSVFISIVLLTAIAGRAWCGWACPQTVYMEFMFRPLDRFFDGTVGKGGRPARDRHWGWQVAKFGTYLLLCMFLAHTFLAYFVGTEKLADWIRSSPIQHPAAFLVMAATTGLMMFDFLFFREQMCLIACPYGRFQSVMLDEQSLIVAYDHIRGEPRKKGKRKAVVHSEMPLVGAPADTDTVAVDGGDAVHSTGGAGDCVDCNQCVVVCPTGIDIRDGLQMECINCTQCIDACDSVMDKVKLPRGLIRYSSQDAIDRKPRKMVRARTIVYPLILSVVLGGFAFAIGTKSGFDARILRGKGNPFTIQRGGLVSNSFHLRLVNRTNEPKTYRLQVVTPEQTTLEVIDDETTTLNPGDSKLVPFSIRFPTRVTFGDGNEAAELKIDDGGENERTLDFRLLGPRT
- a CDS encoding FixH family protein codes for the protein MNSVSPNDERRAKRFWVSLVVGLLGLQLTIGGVAIYLATGDPTAAVIPNYHETALDWDTARRAGTAADRMGWEIQVSASDVVDDRGMRATDVLVQDQNGNPVDALAMTARVYHHARASDVVSFSLPSVGDGHYIALAPLSRPGLWQFEVSIDGADQLIRQSMEIDLDNQQPPTGDISDSSQKGT
- a CDS encoding sulfite exporter TauE/SafE family protein; translated protein: MLILISAILTASLLGSMHCIGMCGPLAMWASGVGDKASRGTVIVSTSMYHLGRMITYVLAGFIAGTLGGAIDMGGQWIGIQVAAARVVGVCMVLVGGWKLFTLVRGRSAPVGELKPSRVGGVLVKLRPFLFRLPLVGRAFATGLLTTLLPCGWLYLFALIAAGTGSPKLGPVVMFAFWVGTVPALTALIAGSQLLSRRFTMAVPSLAAGMLILTGCYTASGRGFANLDSISALRASVVVDQSVDPSAALLQQVRKSADAPLPCCQGAAIVDSATDTP
- a CDS encoding heavy metal translocating P-type ATPase, which codes for MSSPQVQPTPRSESNQTHRPVQIDCVHCGLATPCQAGTDPQTVFCCNGCRGAYELIHGWGLSDFYALRDQSSSSEPHPAAGAKSRYDAFENQEFLGLSTPVQNTDGTCSTELAVHGLHCAACAWLIENAATRTDGWHVARVRMSDHTLRVQFDPATVRLGEIACLMDRLGYQVAPISKDRTDHFRIENQRLLIQIAIAGFCAANAMWIAIALYAGEASGVASDHRLFLRIVGTVLGVVAVLIPGQTFFRGAFAALRTGTPHMDLPVALGLSVGTVAGLVSAFVGTGDVYFDSLAVLVFLLLIGRWIQFHQQHRAAKAVDLLLRITPAHAQRLSAAGEPEWVLVDTLQPSDVIRVSPGESVAADGRIVAGESMFDRSLLTGESRPIPASTGDEVAAGTLNLVRPIDVEVIATGRDSRIGKVMQSVESAASAKTPVVQLADRIGGVFVVVVTLLAIVTLILWSSSDWALAASHATSLLIVACPCALALATPLAIAVSLGRAAKRKILIRDGSSLQQLARPGMVWFDKTGTLTEGRPRAELWMGTADAVRLAARLEQDCCHPTAEAIVRFAATLSDDPGSGTGIDRGAGGESQSIVDVSDPVDLCIDRRGVSGIVDGQSVVVGNLNFMNDHSVLVERQVAEAAESCLQSGASPTVVAVDGHALAVLGVSDPLKSDAAETVADLQGQGFRVGILSGDHPAIVQMVARQVGIDPALAIGGQSPEEKLARVVSGQSESQSVVMIGDGANDAAALAAADVGIAVRGGAEVSLQAAPIFIASGQLKSLGMLMRGGRRTSRLIQTGFAVSLSYNVVAVGLAVAGRISPLLAAILMPISSVSVLTLVLVWPIFGSASETQETSPREQP
- the ccoS gene encoding cbb3-type cytochrome oxidase assembly protein CcoS, producing the protein MSVIYIALPIAIALGAAGLIACVYCIRGGQYDDMDTPAMRMLIDDRSLPDDDRDKADRSPADHSPADHSPADHSPADHSPADDQAAS